DNA sequence from the Pedobacter schmidteae genome:
TGGCCAGCATCCACGCCGGGGTCGAAAGCCCTTTATAGGCATCCAGATATAATCGTATAAATTCTTTCATTTAATATTTGGCCAGTGCCTGTTTTAGTATCTCATTAATCGTTTCAACCGGAAGATCCTTCTCGGGATCAATCAGTATGATTTTCATTCTCGCCCTTTTTTCAATAATCAGGTCCGGATGATCGATGTGTTTGCTTTCGACAATACCGATGTAGGGTTTGTGAAACTTTTTATGCTGCCAGAGGTAACAAAACATTTTCCCTTTGTAGTAAAAGAAAGGGAGTTTGTATTTCCACTCTGGGGTAATGTCATCATCCAGTTTTAAAATCACATCCCTCAACGCAATAAAGCAGCCTCTGAAGGGTTCTGGTTGCTGCAAATAAAAATTATCAAGAGGAGTTAACATAGGATAGATTGAAGTAGGTATCCAAATATCGCAAATTAATAGAGGAGCGCCGACTTAGCTAAGTCAAAATCTTGTAAAACCATCCAAAATGTCAACCTAGGTTACAATTATTAATTTTATAGATAAATTTGTCATTATAATTAAATTACGATAATTTTGCGCATACTTATTATTCAATAAAACAAACAATATGAAACGTACACCAATCGAAAGCAAGAGAACTAAAAAGAAAACCTATGAACCTCTCTACTTGCAAAAAAAGAAAGAAGATTTTCTAAATTTTCTAAATGAGATTCAAAGCAAGGCTGAACAACGCGGACTTACAGAAGAAATTCTAAGTAATATTTTGAATGGCAGGCCCTAATCTTTTCGTATTAGACACCAATATATTAGTAAGTGCTTTTATAATAAGAACCTCTGTTTCTGCGGCCGTTTTAAAGCACTGTATAAATTATGGTGTTCTTTTGTTTTCTTCTGAAACCTTCATTGAATTTGAAAACACTATATCAAGAGAAAAATTTAAAAAATATTTTTCTAAATCTGAAAGAATACAGATTCTTAATCAACTTTCTCTGATTGGGCAATTCAAAAAGGTTTATTCTGATTTCAAAGTTTGTAGAGATATTAATGACAACATCTTTCTTAATCTTGCATCAGATCATAACGCTTCTTGTATTGTTAGCGGCGATAAGGATCTATTAATATTAAATCCCTTTCAAAATATTCCAATACTAACTCCTGCTCAATTCTTATATTACTTTAATGGGGTAGGCGATTCCTTTATGGTCAATGAATCTATAGAAACTTACGGAAACGTCCTCAGCACCCCAATTATAATCTGACATTAACTTCAGTTCTCTCCCCCGCTTTCCGCCATTTTCAAACCATCCCGATATGCATGGTTATTATAGGAATCCGGGTCTCCAATATTTTGTAAAATCTTACAAAAATTTCTCAATATGCAATTACAATGTTTTATTAATTAATATTAATACATATTATTAACCTATAAGTTATATATTTGCAACATCAAACAGATATATGTCGGAAAAGATAAACCATTCGGTTCAGCAAAAACGAAAAGCCAAAAGAAAACGGCCTAAAAAAGATGATTTTTTGTGGAAAGCGATCCTGGAGGACATCTCCGAGGATTTTCTGAGGTTCTTCTTTCCGGATGCAGATCAGCTGTTTGACATGAACAGAAAATGTGAGTACCTGGACAAGGAGTTCGATCCTCTTTTTCCGCAGGAAGAAACTGGTGCAGGCAGGGTACGTTATGTAGATAAACTGTTAAAAGTATTTCTGAAAGATGGAGGAGAGAAATGGATATCGGTGCACGTAGAGGTGCAGCATCAAAGGGGAAAAGAAGATTTTAGCACCCGGATGCTCCGCTACTGGTATCTGATGAAAGCCAGGCACAATGTATCCATTACAGCTCTGGCTATTTTAACCGGAAGTAACAAAAGCTTCAGACCGGGGCCCTATGTGGAAGAATATTTAGGCACCAGACTTACCTATGAATATAATGTATATAAAATACTGGACCAGCGGGAAGATGAGTTGAAGGCCAATCCAAATCCTTTTGCCCTTGTTATCCTGGTTGCCTTATCGGCAATCAAACAAAAAAGAGTAAATGACCGGGAGCTGAAAGCCATCAAGCATGAGCTGAACCACGAGCTGCTGAAAAAGAAGCTGGACAGCAGTAAACATAAAAGTATTGTCAATTTTATTAAGTATTATGTAAATTTTGAAAACCCTAAAATGATGATTACATTTGATAAAGAACTGGAGAAACTATCCGGAAGAACAACAACTATGGGAACCGAAGAGTACTTATTACAAAAAAGAACCGCTGAGGGTATAGCCGAAGGAGAGGCCAGGGGCCGGCATAAAGAAGCGCTTGAAATTGCTGCTGAACTCAAAAAAGAAGGTTTGTCCATTGACTTTATTGTGAGAACAACAAAACTTTCTATCAAAGAGGTTCAGGCATTGTAGCGCCAGTTTTTGTTAAAGAACAACAACAAC
Encoded proteins:
- a CDS encoding DUF1801 domain-containing protein, which gives rise to MLTPLDNFYLQQPEPFRGCFIALRDVILKLDDDITPEWKYKLPFFYYKGKMFCYLWQHKKFHKPYIGIVESKHIDHPDLIIEKRARMKIILIDPEKDLPVETINEILKQALAKY
- a CDS encoding putative toxin-antitoxin system toxin component, PIN family — its product is MAGPNLFVLDTNILVSAFIIRTSVSAAVLKHCINYGVLLFSSETFIEFENTISREKFKKYFSKSERIQILNQLSLIGQFKKVYSDFKVCRDINDNIFLNLASDHNASCIVSGDKDLLILNPFQNIPILTPAQFLYYFNGVGDSFMVNESIETYGNVLSTPIII